In a genomic window of Halobiforma lacisalsi AJ5:
- a CDS encoding ATP synthase subunit B family protein gives MTSDSDFDGASTGGSGATPNRRRFLALSSLGASGLAGCMDLGGETDDGAGPDSLDGDPQAATSSGETRTVTIIVQPDPDGLWEAQREISSALEDGELDREEAERELAQREQELIEAAIEDASSRIDEVGATVLDTVEREGTLLVEGEPLAMVDLLETPSISAILSESRFERAQRREEAGERPTDGIEPDDPATNESVSESESQSSDD, from the coding sequence ATGACCTCGGATAGCGACTTCGACGGAGCGTCGACTGGCGGCTCCGGTGCGACCCCGAACCGCCGTCGCTTTCTCGCGTTGAGCAGCCTCGGCGCTTCGGGACTTGCAGGCTGTATGGACCTCGGCGGCGAGACCGACGACGGCGCGGGCCCCGACTCGCTGGATGGCGATCCGCAAGCGGCCACCTCGAGCGGCGAAACCCGAACCGTGACGATAATCGTGCAACCGGATCCCGACGGGCTCTGGGAAGCTCAGCGAGAGATCTCGAGCGCGCTCGAGGACGGCGAACTGGATCGAGAGGAGGCGGAACGAGAACTCGCACAGCGGGAACAGGAGCTGATCGAAGCGGCGATCGAGGACGCGAGTAGCCGCATCGACGAAGTCGGTGCGACGGTACTCGATACGGTCGAGCGCGAGGGCACGCTGCTCGTCGAGGGTGAACCGCTCGCGATGGTCGATTTGCTGGAGACGCCGTCGATCTCTGCGATCCTGTCGGAAAGCCGGTTCGAACGGGCACAGCGCCGGGAAGAGGCTGGTGAACGTCCGACCGACGGGATCGAGCCGGACGACCCAGCGACGAACGAGTCGGTGTCCGAATCCGAATCCCAGAGTAGCGACGACTAG
- a CDS encoding DUF2214 family protein: MAVSEYLLVRTLHVLTASLLTGGTALLWLAFRVDDVAVALLTWFEGFFWAGAGLIVFTGLGNLVAFGVPGPGTTRGAALSIKLGVIFALVVGSLVRTFAVARYGRADVQAVNEDDDWLRQLYAATGWGLAAIIVLAGVLARGL; encoded by the coding sequence ATGGCCGTCTCGGAGTATCTCCTGGTGCGGACGCTTCACGTTCTCACCGCGTCCCTGTTGACCGGTGGCACAGCCCTCCTGTGGCTCGCATTTCGCGTCGACGACGTCGCAGTAGCGCTCCTGACGTGGTTCGAAGGATTCTTCTGGGCCGGGGCGGGGCTGATCGTGTTCACCGGATTGGGGAATCTCGTCGCGTTCGGCGTTCCGGGCCCGGGAACCACTCGAGGGGCGGCCCTGTCGATCAAACTCGGCGTGATATTCGCTCTCGTCGTCGGCTCGCTCGTCCGGACGTTCGCCGTCGCTCGCTACGGTCGTGCGGACGTCCAGGCCGTCAACGAGGACGACGACTGGCTCCGGCAGCTATACGCCGCCACCGGCTGGGGCCTCGCTGCGATCATCGTCCTCGCGGGGGTGCTCGCGCGTGGTCTCTAG
- a CDS encoding 2-oxoacid:ferredoxin oxidoreductase subunit beta: MSSDVRFTDFKSDKQPTWCPGCGDFGTMNGMMKALAETGNDPDNTFVVAGIGCSGKIGTYMHSYALHGVHGRALPVGTGVKMARPDIEVMVAGGDGDGYSIGAGHFVHAVRRNVDMSYVVMDNRIYGLTKGQASPTSRSDFETSTTPEGPKQPPVNPLALALASGASFIAQSFASDALRHQEIVQEAIEHDGFGFVNVFSPCVTFNDVDTYDYFRDNLVDLEEEGHDPTDYEAAKEVILDSDKEYQGVMYQDENSVPYHEKHGVTEDMSEIPDGAPEDAMDLVREFY, encoded by the coding sequence ATGAGCTCCGACGTCCGATTCACAGACTTCAAATCCGACAAGCAGCCGACCTGGTGTCCCGGATGCGGCGACTTCGGGACGATGAACGGCATGATGAAAGCCCTCGCCGAAACCGGCAACGATCCCGACAACACCTTCGTGGTGGCCGGGATCGGCTGTTCGGGCAAGATTGGGACCTACATGCACAGCTACGCGCTGCACGGGGTCCACGGTCGCGCCCTGCCGGTCGGGACCGGCGTCAAGATGGCCCGCCCCGACATCGAGGTCATGGTCGCCGGTGGCGACGGTGACGGCTACTCGATCGGTGCCGGTCACTTCGTCCACGCCGTCCGACGCAACGTCGACATGTCCTACGTCGTCATGGACAACCGCATCTACGGGCTGACGAAGGGCCAGGCCTCGCCGACCTCGCGGTCGGACTTCGAGACCTCGACGACCCCCGAAGGGCCGAAGCAGCCCCCGGTCAACCCGCTCGCGCTGGCGCTCGCTTCGGGTGCCTCCTTCATCGCCCAGTCCTTCGCTTCCGACGCCCTGCGCCACCAGGAGATCGTGCAGGAAGCGATCGAGCACGACGGCTTCGGCTTCGTCAACGTCTTCAGCCCCTGTGTCACGTTCAACGACGTCGACACCTACGACTACTTCCGCGACAACCTCGTCGACCTCGAGGAAGAGGGCCACGATCCGACCGACTACGAGGCCGCCAAGGAAGTTATCCTCGACAGCGACAAGGAATATCAGGGCGTGATGTACCAGGACGAAAACTCCGTCCCGTACCACGAGAAACACGGCGTCACCGAGGACATGTCCGAGATTCCGGACGGCGCGCCCGAGGACGCGATGGACCTCGTCCGCGAATTCTACTGA
- a CDS encoding 2-oxoacid:acceptor oxidoreductase subunit alpha, with protein MVEDLNWAIGGEAGDGIDSTGKIFAQALSRAGRHVFTSKDFASRIRGGYTAYKIRTSVDQVQSVVDRLDILVALTQRTIDENVDELHEGSAVIYDGERSWEAEIPDEVTGVDVPLKSIAEEAGGAIMRNTVALGAACEITGFDVEYLDEALEKRFGGKGSKIVENNKEAARKGQEYVRENYDVDLGYDLETTDNDYVLLNGNEAIGMGALAAGCRFYAGYPITPATSIMEYLTGRIEDYGGHVVQAEDELSAINMALGAARGGARSMTATSGAGIDLMTETFGLVAQSETPLVIADVQRSGPSTGMPTKQEQGDLNMALYGGHGEIPRFVVAPTSITECFWKTVEAFNLAEKYQTPVFLVSDLAMSVTEQTFPPEAFDMDEVEIDRGKLVDDDEVDEWLDAQGRFRAHAVTEDGISPRAIPGTEEGAHMSTGLEHDELGRRTEDQDERVQQVDKRYRKVETAQEREDWDYREFGDEDADNLVISWGSNEGALAEALDYLEEDVHVISVPYIFPRPDLTEEIEAADEVIVVEANATGQFADLLEHDALTRVKRINKYTGVRFKADELAEEISEQLSAEVPA; from the coding sequence ATGGTTGAGGACCTCAACTGGGCGATCGGAGGCGAGGCCGGGGACGGTATCGACTCCACTGGCAAAATCTTCGCCCAGGCGCTTTCCCGCGCTGGACGGCACGTGTTCACCTCGAAAGACTTCGCGTCTCGAATCCGTGGCGGGTACACGGCCTACAAGATTCGGACGTCGGTCGATCAGGTTCAAAGCGTCGTTGACCGCCTCGACATTCTCGTCGCGCTTACCCAGCGTACGATCGACGAAAACGTCGACGAACTACACGAGGGCAGCGCCGTCATCTACGACGGCGAACGCTCCTGGGAGGCCGAGATCCCCGATGAAGTGACGGGCGTCGACGTCCCGCTGAAATCCATCGCGGAGGAGGCCGGCGGCGCGATCATGCGCAACACCGTCGCGCTCGGTGCAGCCTGCGAGATCACCGGCTTCGACGTCGAGTACCTCGACGAAGCCCTCGAGAAGCGCTTCGGCGGCAAAGGCTCCAAGATCGTCGAGAACAACAAGGAAGCCGCCCGCAAGGGCCAGGAGTACGTCCGCGAGAACTACGACGTCGACCTCGGCTACGACCTCGAGACGACGGACAACGACTACGTCCTCCTGAACGGGAACGAAGCGATCGGGATGGGTGCGCTCGCCGCCGGCTGTCGGTTCTACGCCGGCTACCCGATCACGCCCGCGACGTCGATCATGGAGTACCTGACCGGGCGTATCGAGGACTACGGCGGCCACGTCGTCCAGGCCGAGGACGAACTGTCGGCGATCAACATGGCGCTGGGTGCCGCCCGTGGCGGTGCCCGGTCGATGACCGCGACGTCGGGTGCCGGGATCGACCTCATGACCGAGACGTTCGGGCTCGTCGCCCAGAGCGAGACGCCGCTGGTCATCGCCGACGTCCAGCGCTCCGGTCCCTCGACCGGGATGCCGACGAAACAGGAACAGGGAGACCTCAACATGGCGCTGTACGGCGGCCACGGCGAGATCCCGCGGTTCGTCGTCGCGCCGACCTCGATCACCGAGTGCTTCTGGAAGACGGTCGAGGCGTTCAACCTCGCCGAGAAGTACCAGACGCCGGTCTTCCTCGTCTCGGATCTCGCGATGTCGGTCACCGAACAGACGTTCCCGCCCGAGGCCTTCGATATGGACGAAGTCGAGATCGATCGGGGCAAACTCGTCGACGACGACGAGGTCGACGAGTGGCTCGACGCCCAGGGCCGGTTCCGCGCCCACGCCGTCACCGAGGACGGCATCAGCCCGCGTGCCATCCCCGGCACCGAGGAGGGCGCTCACATGAGCACCGGCCTCGAGCACGACGAACTCGGCCGTCGGACCGAGGACCAGGACGAACGCGTCCAGCAGGTCGACAAGCGCTACCGGAAAGTCGAGACCGCTCAGGAGCGGGAGGACTGGGACTATCGCGAGTTCGGCGACGAAGACGCCGACAACCTCGTCATCTCGTGGGGCTCCAACGAGGGCGCGCTCGCCGAGGCGCTCGACTACCTCGAGGAGGACGTCCACGTCATCTCCGTGCCGTACATCTTCCCACGGCCGGACCTGACCGAGGAGATCGAGGCCGCCGACGAGGTGATCGTCGTCGAGGCGAACGCGACCGGGCAGTTCGCCGACCTCCTCGAACACGACGCACTTACACGTGTGAAACGCATTAACAAGTACACCGGCGTCCGCTTCAAGGCGGACGAACTCGCCGAAGAGATTTCCGAACAACTCTCCGCGGAGGTGCCAGCATAA
- a CDS encoding FAD-dependent oxidoreductase, giving the protein MEIAGTPVTVESVREVGSDTVALELETPDEFDALPGQFVLLRAAPNGDDEDDVLERHYTLSSPSVEETFELTVGVDPEGDLSPWLADLEGGETVHIDGPYGTITYERDQDVVAVAGGPGVGPAVSIAEAAHEAGHDAVVLYQDDEPAHRERLEALEADGATVRVVDGDADDELAAAIERHHETGQLYAFGFEGFVTFVADAIEDAGGDPDEALIENFG; this is encoded by the coding sequence ATGGAGATAGCCGGAACGCCAGTTACCGTCGAATCCGTACGCGAGGTCGGATCGGACACCGTGGCCCTCGAACTCGAGACGCCCGACGAGTTCGACGCCCTCCCGGGACAGTTCGTGCTGCTGCGAGCGGCCCCGAACGGCGACGACGAAGACGACGTTCTGGAGCGCCACTACACGCTCTCGTCACCCTCGGTCGAGGAGACCTTCGAACTCACCGTCGGCGTCGACCCCGAGGGCGACCTCTCGCCCTGGCTCGCCGACCTCGAGGGCGGCGAGACGGTTCACATCGACGGCCCCTACGGGACGATCACCTACGAACGCGATCAGGACGTCGTCGCCGTCGCCGGCGGTCCGGGCGTCGGTCCCGCGGTCTCGATCGCGGAGGCGGCCCACGAGGCGGGCCACGACGCGGTCGTCCTCTACCAGGACGACGAACCCGCCCACCGGGAGCGACTCGAGGCCCTCGAGGCGGATGGCGCGACGGTCCGCGTCGTCGACGGCGACGCGGACGACGAACTGGCCGCGGCGATCGAGCGCCACCACGAGACCGGACAGCTCTACGCCTTCGGCTTCGAAGGGTTCGTCACGTTCGTCGCGGACGCGATCGAGGACGCGGGCGGCGATCCGGACGAAGCGCTGATCGAGAACTTCGGGTAG
- a CDS encoding FmdB family zinc ribbon protein: protein MSLFESLGEKVERFKQEAEAARNEATGSDEDGENESERETDAEADSDSEYRCLECDAEFRDDREACPNCGAKAVVFDGE from the coding sequence ATGAGTCTGTTCGAGAGCCTCGGCGAGAAAGTCGAACGGTTCAAACAGGAAGCCGAGGCAGCGCGGAACGAGGCGACCGGGAGTGATGAGGACGGTGAGAACGAAAGCGAGAGGGAAACCGACGCCGAGGCCGACTCCGACTCGGAGTACCGCTGTCTCGAGTGCGACGCCGAGTTCCGCGACGATCGGGAGGCATGTCCGAACTGCGGCGCGAAAGCCGTCGTCTTCGACGGAGAGTAA
- a CDS encoding cold-shock protein — protein MAKGNVDFFNDTGGYGFISTDDADDDVFFHMEDVGGPDLEEGTDVEFSIEQAPKGPRATNVTRL, from the coding sequence ATGGCGAAAGGTAACGTTGATTTCTTCAACGACACAGGCGGCTACGGTTTCATTTCGACGGACGACGCGGACGACGACGTATTCTTCCACATGGAAGACGTTGGCGGCCCGGACCTCGAAGAGGGAACGGACGTCGAGTTTAGCATCGAACAGGCCCCCAAGGGCCCCCGGGCGACCAACGTCACCCGACTGTAA
- the mce gene encoding methylmalonyl-CoA epimerase, which produces MHFDHAGIATDDAAALAELYGDLFGLETVHEEVFDGMRVVFLECGDGDGYFELLEPITEGTISRYLEENGSGIHHLALATDDIEAGLETAREHGVSLIDEEPRSGAWGHTVAFLHPKDTGGILLELVEH; this is translated from the coding sequence ATGCACTTCGACCACGCGGGCATCGCGACCGACGACGCCGCCGCGCTCGCGGAGCTGTACGGCGACCTGTTCGGCCTCGAGACGGTCCACGAGGAGGTGTTCGACGGCATGCGCGTCGTCTTCCTCGAGTGTGGCGACGGCGACGGCTACTTCGAACTGCTCGAACCGATCACCGAAGGAACGATCTCGCGATACCTCGAGGAGAACGGGTCGGGGATCCACCACCTCGCGCTCGCGACCGACGACATCGAAGCGGGGCTCGAGACGGCCCGGGAACACGGGGTATCGCTCATCGACGAGGAACCGCGCTCGGGCGCGTGGGGGCACACGGTGGCGTTCCTCCATCCGAAGGATACGGGCGGAATCCTGCTGGAACTCGTCGAACACTGA
- a CDS encoding YbjQ family protein, whose protein sequence is MYITNTETVPDGEIVEVLGIARGNTVEARNVGRDITQGLRNVLGGELKGYSELLSKARDEAIVRMEDDAERMDADAVVNVRLETSQITDGGSEVMAYGTAVRLR, encoded by the coding sequence ATGTACATTACCAACACCGAAACCGTCCCCGATGGCGAAATCGTCGAAGTGCTCGGTATCGCTCGGGGCAATACGGTCGAGGCGAGAAACGTCGGCCGGGACATCACCCAGGGGCTGCGCAATGTCCTCGGGGGAGAACTCAAGGGCTACTCCGAACTCCTCTCGAAGGCCCGCGACGAGGCGATCGTCCGCATGGAGGACGACGCCGAGCGGATGGACGCCGACGCCGTGGTCAACGTCCGCCTCGAGACCTCACAGATCACCGACGGGGGCTCCGAAGTGATGGCCTACGGGACCGCAGTTCGGCTCCGATAA
- a CDS encoding aldo/keto reductase, whose translation MDMPLSTATVSAGGAEIPALGFGTARMTGEECRRAVETALEVGYRHVDTAQMYDNEAAVGDAIAGSDVDREEVFVVTKVHPDNAAREEVLATTRASLDRLGLATVDLLLLHAPSDRVPLTETLGAMNDLQSEGVVDHIGVSNFTVGGLDRARELSETPIVTNQVKYHPYHGQADLLEYCAEHDVCLTAYSPLAEGAVPGDDRLAEIGERYDKSAAQVALRWLNQQPPVAAIPKAASPAHIEANAEVFDFELTADEMAAVADLEDDAWERLAATLGLR comes from the coding sequence ATGGACATGCCCCTCTCGACTGCGACCGTTTCGGCCGGCGGGGCCGAGATTCCGGCACTGGGATTCGGCACTGCGCGGATGACGGGCGAAGAGTGTCGCCGGGCCGTCGAGACCGCCCTCGAGGTCGGCTACCGTCACGTCGACACTGCCCAGATGTACGACAACGAGGCGGCCGTCGGCGACGCGATCGCCGGCAGCGACGTCGATCGCGAGGAGGTCTTCGTCGTCACCAAGGTCCACCCGGACAACGCGGCCCGCGAGGAGGTCCTCGCGACGACGCGAGCCAGCCTCGATCGGCTCGGGCTGGCGACCGTCGATCTCCTCCTGTTGCACGCACCGAGCGACCGCGTCCCGCTCACGGAGACCCTGGGCGCGATGAACGACCTCCAGTCGGAGGGCGTCGTCGATCACATCGGCGTCAGCAACTTCACCGTGGGCGGCCTGGACCGTGCCCGGGAGCTCTCGGAGACGCCGATCGTGACCAACCAGGTGAAGTACCACCCCTATCACGGCCAGGCGGACCTGCTCGAGTACTGTGCCGAACACGACGTCTGCCTGACGGCCTACAGCCCGCTCGCGGAGGGTGCCGTCCCGGGGGACGATCGGCTCGCGGAGATCGGCGAGCGGTACGACAAGTCCGCGGCCCAGGTCGCGTTGCGCTGGCTGAACCAGCAACCCCCAGTCGCGGCGATCCCGAAGGCCGCAAGCCCCGCACACATCGAGGCCAACGCCGAGGTATTCGACTTCGAACTCACCGCGGATGAGATGGCGGCCGTCGCCGACCTCGAGGACGACGCCTGGGAGCGGCTGGCGGCGACGCTCGGCCTGCGGTGA
- a CDS encoding acyl-CoA mutase large subunit family protein gives MFDSDELEEIRASKEEWHEEEVEPVLERFGERKETFTTDTGGQEVDRLYTPDDVADLDYEEDLGNPGEPPYTRGVYSTGYRGRLWTMRQYAGFSTPEDTNERYHYLLDQGQTGLSMAFDLPTQMGYDSDDEMAAGEVGKAGVAIDSLDDMETVFDGIPLDEVSTSMTINAPASVLLAMYIAVGDKQGVDREELRGTIQNDLLKEYIARNTYIYPPEPSMRIITDIFEFCAAETPKFNTISISGYHIREAGSTAAQELAFTLGNGIEYVEAALDAGLDVDEFAPQLSFFFNGHNNIFEEVAKFRAARRMWHDIMDERFDADDPKSKQLKFHTQTAGSMLTAQQIENNVVRVAYQALAAVLGGTQSLHTNGKDEALSLPTEESVRTALRTQQILAHESGAADTIDPLAGSYYVESLTDEVEEEAHEILDEVEDRGGMLEAVEQQWVQRQIQDTAFDRQREIEEKERVIVGVNEFEIEDEEPEMDVEEVTEEDEQRQIDHLESVRAERDTEEVDATLEALRDAARGDDNLMPYIIDAVKAYATVGEICNVMRDEFGEYQPGSAL, from the coding sequence ATGTTCGATTCCGACGAACTCGAGGAGATCCGTGCCAGCAAGGAGGAGTGGCACGAGGAGGAAGTCGAGCCGGTCCTCGAGCGCTTCGGGGAGCGCAAGGAAACGTTCACGACGGATACGGGCGGGCAGGAGGTCGACCGTCTCTACACGCCCGACGACGTCGCAGATCTCGACTACGAGGAGGACCTGGGGAACCCGGGCGAGCCGCCGTACACGCGGGGGGTCTACTCGACGGGGTATCGCGGTCGGCTGTGGACGATGCGCCAGTACGCAGGCTTCTCGACGCCCGAGGACACCAACGAGCGGTACCACTACTTGCTCGACCAGGGCCAGACCGGGCTCTCGATGGCCTTCGACCTACCGACCCAGATGGGGTACGACTCCGACGACGAGATGGCCGCGGGCGAGGTGGGGAAAGCCGGCGTCGCGATCGACTCGCTCGACGACATGGAGACCGTCTTCGACGGCATCCCGCTGGACGAGGTCTCGACGTCGATGACGATCAACGCGCCCGCCTCCGTCCTGCTGGCGATGTACATCGCCGTCGGCGACAAGCAGGGCGTCGACCGCGAGGAGCTGCGCGGGACGATCCAGAACGACCTCCTCAAGGAGTACATCGCCCGGAACACCTACATCTACCCGCCCGAACCCTCGATGCGGATCATCACGGATATCTTCGAGTTCTGCGCGGCGGAGACGCCGAAGTTCAACACCATCTCCATCTCGGGGTATCACATCCGTGAAGCCGGCTCGACAGCAGCCCAGGAACTGGCCTTCACGCTCGGCAACGGCATCGAGTACGTCGAAGCCGCCCTGGACGCGGGACTGGACGTCGACGAGTTCGCCCCACAACTGTCTTTCTTCTTCAACGGCCACAACAACATCTTCGAAGAAGTCGCCAAGTTCCGCGCCGCCCGCCGGATGTGGCACGATATCATGGACGAGCGGTTCGACGCGGACGATCCCAAATCGAAGCAGCTCAAGTTCCACACTCAGACCGCCGGCTCGATGCTGACCGCCCAGCAGATCGAGAACAACGTCGTCCGGGTGGCGTACCAGGCCCTGGCCGCCGTGCTGGGCGGCACCCAGAGCCTGCACACCAACGGCAAGGACGAGGCCCTCTCCCTGCCGACCGAGGAGTCCGTGCGAACGGCCCTGCGGACCCAGCAGATCCTCGCCCACGAGTCCGGCGCGGCCGACACCATCGACCCGCTCGCGGGCAGCTACTACGTCGAGTCCCTGACCGACGAGGTCGAGGAAGAGGCCCACGAGATCTTGGACGAGGTCGAGGACCGTGGCGGCATGCTCGAGGCCGTCGAGCAACAGTGGGTCCAGCGCCAGATCCAGGACACCGCATTCGACCGTCAGAGGGAGATCGAGGAGAAAGAGCGGGTCATCGTCGGCGTCAACGAGTTCGAGATCGAAGACGAAGAGCCCGAGATGGACGTCGAAGAGGTCACCGAGGAAGACGAACAGCGACAGATCGACCATCTCGAGTCCGTCCGCGCGGAGCGGGACACCGAAGAGGTCGACGCGACCCTCGAGGCGCTGCGGGACGCGGCGCGTGGCGACGACAACCTGATGCCCTATATCATCGATGCGGTGAAGGCGTACGCGACGGTCGGCGAGATCTGTAACGTCATGCGCGACGAGTTCGGCGAGTACCAGCCGGGCAGCGCGCTCTGA
- a CDS encoding GNAT family N-acetyltransferase, which produces MYVRDAKNREEVWLLDHIEEMGLDETAFRSRDYVIAIDEKSGEKAGFGRIRIHKVEDDDDDRDEVCELTSIGVLEGWRGQGVGAHVVERLIEYAGDDGFDTVYALTSEGSYLAQFGFRRIEESSLPAPLRERLSDKREGVDPDAVPHAIDVDRFRMPERLREAFKHAPEGRDEVSNEESAEDFGIDADSATYKYDTGR; this is translated from the coding sequence ATGTACGTCCGGGACGCGAAAAACAGGGAGGAAGTCTGGCTGCTCGATCACATCGAGGAGATGGGCCTCGACGAGACGGCGTTCCGGTCCCGGGACTACGTCATCGCTATCGACGAGAAGTCGGGCGAGAAGGCCGGCTTCGGCCGGATCCGCATCCACAAGGTCGAGGACGACGATGACGACCGGGACGAAGTCTGCGAACTCACGAGCATCGGCGTCCTCGAGGGCTGGCGCGGTCAGGGCGTCGGCGCCCACGTCGTCGAACGGCTGATCGAGTACGCCGGTGACGACGGGTTCGACACCGTCTACGCGCTCACGAGCGAGGGGAGTTACCTCGCGCAGTTCGGCTTCCGCCGGATCGAGGAGTCGTCCCTGCCGGCCCCGCTCCGGGAGCGGCTGTCGGACAAACGCGAGGGCGTGGATCCGGACGCGGTGCCACACGCGATCGACGTCGATCGGTTCCGGATGCCCGAGCGCCTCCGCGAGGCGTTCAAGCACGCGCCCGAGGGCCGCGACGAGGTCTCGAACGAGGAGTCGGCCGAGGACTTCGGAATCGACGCCGATTCGGCGACGTACAAGTACGATACGGGTCGGTAG
- a CDS encoding S9 family peptidase, protein MVDSVDDPLEELANLPTVAHPVVSPDGDEVALYYDITGRNELHVIDAESGDLEQWSDGEVPRNARWYLKWDPNGDRVYFHRDEGGDEQNDVYALSRDSEVETILEMDGQVTLHDVSEDGEALLVGSNRDGQMNVYRHDLADGETTKLTDYERAVWGSSFSPSGDRIAYSTNETDDFDNRDVYVANADGSDPGNLEIGDVGAESMPVDWGPDGDRLLVSDNTPDLGRVGVYDLADDEAVWFGGDEYEETPITFLPDGERVLALRTRDAVTVPVVYDLESGEGRELDVPEGVTSFGRIGPNDVCLDDDRLLLMHTTPTKRPELLVYDLEEDDHETLLEAEYGPFDRDDFADAEYFTVDSDGVPETPAEAVDHDPSEELEIGCLLYDSGERPSPSSERSSDEDRDRSGSGRSPLVVMPHGGPRGRDDKSFNLYVQVLAAQGYSVLQVNYRGSTGRGREFVERLIEDWGGAEQGDVATAVEHVLETRDWVDEDRVAVFGGSYGGYSAYWQLVQYPELYDAGIAWIGLTDLEEQYETTMPHYRVELMEKYLGTPDENPDLYEERSPITHAENLSAPLLMVHGINDSRVPVSQARLFRDRLEELGYEGGEDGDFEYEELGEEGHASTDQEQKLRTFRLLSDFLERRIGGEVVAVDADDD, encoded by the coding sequence ATGGTCGATTCAGTCGACGATCCGCTCGAGGAGCTCGCGAACCTCCCGACCGTTGCCCACCCGGTCGTTTCGCCCGACGGCGACGAGGTCGCTCTCTACTACGACATCACGGGACGCAACGAACTCCACGTCATCGACGCCGAGAGCGGCGACCTCGAGCAGTGGTCGGACGGCGAGGTCCCCCGGAACGCCCGCTGGTATCTGAAGTGGGACCCGAACGGCGACCGCGTCTACTTCCACCGCGACGAGGGCGGCGACGAGCAGAACGACGTCTACGCCCTTTCGCGGGACAGCGAGGTGGAAACGATCCTCGAGATGGACGGGCAGGTCACCCTCCACGACGTCAGCGAGGACGGCGAAGCGCTGCTCGTCGGTTCGAACCGGGACGGGCAGATGAACGTCTACCGACACGACCTCGCGGACGGCGAGACGACGAAGCTCACGGATTACGAGCGGGCAGTCTGGGGCTCGTCGTTCTCGCCGTCGGGCGACCGGATCGCGTACTCGACGAACGAGACCGACGACTTCGACAACCGGGACGTCTACGTCGCGAACGCCGACGGCTCCGATCCCGGAAACCTCGAGATCGGCGACGTGGGCGCGGAATCGATGCCGGTCGACTGGGGGCCCGACGGCGACCGGCTGCTCGTCTCCGACAACACGCCGGATCTCGGCCGGGTCGGAGTGTACGACCTCGCCGACGACGAAGCCGTCTGGTTCGGCGGCGACGAGTACGAGGAGACGCCGATCACGTTCCTGCCCGACGGCGAGCGCGTCCTCGCGTTGCGCACCCGGGACGCCGTCACGGTCCCGGTCGTCTACGACCTCGAGAGCGGCGAGGGTCGCGAACTCGACGTTCCGGAGGGCGTGACGTCGTTCGGCCGCATCGGCCCGAACGACGTCTGTCTGGACGACGACCGACTGTTGCTCATGCACACGACGCCGACGAAACGGCCCGAGTTACTGGTCTACGACCTCGAGGAAGATGACCACGAGACGCTGCTCGAGGCCGAATACGGCCCCTTCGACCGCGACGACTTCGCCGACGCCGAGTACTTCACCGTCGACTCGGACGGCGTTCCCGAGACGCCCGCGGAGGCGGTCGATCACGACCCCTCCGAGGAACTCGAGATCGGTTGCCTGCTGTACGATTCGGGCGAGCGTCCGTCGCCGTCGTCGGAGCGCAGTTCCGACGAGGATCGCGACCGTTCCGGTTCCGGTCGCTCACCGCTGGTCGTCATGCCCCACGGCGGACCCCGGGGTCGCGACGACAAGTCCTTCAACCTCTACGTGCAGGTGCTCGCCGCGCAGGGGTACTCGGTCCTGCAGGTCAACTACCGTGGCTCGACCGGGCGCGGCCGCGAGTTCGTCGAGCGACTCATCGAGGACTGGGGCGGCGCCGAACAGGGCGACGTCGCCACCGCGGTCGAACACGTCCTCGAGACACGCGACTGGGTCGACGAGGACCGGGTCGCCGTCTTCGGCGGCTCCTACGGCGGCTACTCCGCCTACTGGCAGCTCGTCCAGTACCCGGAACTCTACGATGCCGGCATCGCCTGGATCGGGCTGACGGACCTCGAGGAACAGTACGAGACGACGATGCCCCACTACCGCGTCGAACTGATGGAGAAGTACCTCGGGACCCCCGATGAGAACCCCGACCTCTACGAGGAACGGTCGCCGATCACCCACGCCGAGAACCTCTCGGCCCCACTGCTGATGGTCCACGGGATCAACGACAGCCGCGTCCCCGTCTCGCAGGCGCGGCTGTTCCGCGACCGACTCGAGGAACTGGGGTACGAGGGCGGCGAGGACGGCGACTTCGAGTACGAGGAGTTGGGCGAGGAGGGCCACGCCTCCACCGACCAGGAGCAGAAACTGCGCACCTTCCGGCTGCTCTCGGACTTCCTCGAGCGACGGATCGGCGGCGAGGTCGTCGCGGTGGACGCGGACGACGACTGA